The genomic interval GCTGTCAGCGACGACGAGACCGGGATGCGTCCGCTCGTCGGCAGTTTCTGCGAGGGTAGCAAGGTGCTCGCGCGCGCGGTCGAACGCGACTGCAGGGTCGGCGTCGGTGTGAATCGCCAGTGCGGCGTTGCCGCGTGTCTTGTACTCGACGGCGGGGTTGAGCCGAATAAGAAGCAGGCGTGAAACAGTCGCCCCGTCGCGTTGCAACGCTCGAGCGATGGTGGCGGCGACATAGGTCGTACACATCCCGCGCTCGCGGGAATCAGTATCGTCGAGTCCGACGACGGTCATTACGGGCGATTGGGTGAGCAGCGAGTAACGCCTTTCGGGATGGGCAGTCGACACACGAGTCAATTGTACCGGCGAACGGTACCGTTACAGAAAACAACCCCTATATAAGTATACTGGCAGTACGTATTTGAACCACGTCACGGCAAGGAGGCATCGGGGAAACTGTTTTATAGCAGGAATAGCTTATTCCCCCCTATGTCCCGTTCCGCACTGGTCGGCAACGTTACCGCGATGCTCGAGGACGCGGGATTCGTGGTCAGCGACCGGTGTGCGATCCGACCGAAAAGCTTCGATATCGCCGCCCGTCGCGGCCAGGACCTGGTCCTCGTGAAGATTCTGGGCAACATCGACGCCTTCAACGAGGCGACTGGTCACGAGATGCGCCGCCTTGGGACCTATCTCGAGGCGACGCCGCTGGTGATCGGCCTGCGCAGTCGCGATGAGGATCTGAAACCGGATGTCGTCTACTTCCGACACGGAGTCCCGGTTTTCAGCCCAGATACGGCGTACAACCTCTTCATCGAAGACGTACCGCCCCTGATCTATGCGGCCCCGGGTGGCCTCTACGTCAACATCGATGGCGACTTGCTCGCCGACGAACGCGAGGACCGCGACTGGAGTCTCGGCCGACTTGCGAACGAACTCGGCGTCTCCCGTCGGACGGTTTCGAAGTACGAGGATGGCATGAACGCCTCCGTCGAGATCGCAATGGCGCTACAGGAACTGTTCGATGCGCCACTGACCAGTCCCGTTGACGTCCTTGACGGCGCAGAGGATGTCCACGAAACCGACTCGATGCCGGACGACCCCGAGGCAGATCCCGACGACGAGCGCGTTGTCGCGGTCCTTACGCGCGCCGGCTACAAGGTACACCCGACCGCTCGCT from Natronolimnobius sp. AArcel1 carries:
- a CDS encoding transcriptional regulator, translated to MSRSALVGNVTAMLEDAGFVVSDRCAIRPKSFDIAARRGQDLVLVKILGNIDAFNEATGHEMRRLGTYLEATPLVIGLRSRDEDLKPDVVYFRHGVPVFSPDTAYNLFIEDVPPLIYAAPGGLYVNIDGDLLADEREDRDWSLGRLANELGVSRRTVSKYEDGMNASVEIAMALQELFDAPLTSPVDVLDGAEDVHETDSMPDDPEADPDDERVVAVLTRAGYKVHPTARSPFKAVSREEDDDEDVVLTGHSKFTKAAEKRARIMSSIGHVTHTRSVYVVDRAKQESVDGTALVERGELDELHDAAELRKVIRERAEHEEAA